The genomic stretch CGCGGCACACTCGCCTGGTCCGTGCTGTGGCAGACCGCCATTCCGATGGTGCTCGGCCTGGCGCTGGCGGTGGCCGGCGGCATCGGGCTCGGCCGGGTGCTGCTGGGCCTGGCGGACAAGACCGGCGTCGCGTGGTCGGTGGTGTGGCCGCTGCCGCTGTTCGGTGCCGGGCTGGTGCTGCTCGTCACGCTGCTCAGCCTGCCGCCGCTGTGGCGGATGATGCGGGCGGACGGGCTGCGTACGGAGTGAGCCGAGCGCCGCCGGGCCCGGGCCCGGCGGCGCTATGCACCGCACGTATACACCACGGCTGTACCGACGAAGTAAGGTGGTCCGCATGTCAATCGGTCATACGCTGCTGGGCCTCCTGGAGTCCGGCCCCCGCCATGGCTACGACCTGAAGCGCGCGTTCGACGAGCACTTCGGCCACGACCGTCCGCTGCACTACGGACAGGTCTACTCGACCATGTCCCGGCTGCTGAAGAACGGTCTCGTCGAGGTGGACGGCGTCGAGGCGGGCGCGGGTCCGGAGCGCAAGCGGTACGCCATCACGGACGCCGGCGTGACCGACGTCGCCCAGTGGCTGGCCCGCCCCGAGAAGCCCGAGCCGTACCTCCAGTCGACGCTGTACACCAAGGTGGTGCTGGCCCTGCTCACCGGCCGGGACGCCGCCGAGCTGCTGGACACCCAGCGCACCGAGCACCTGCGGCTGATGCGCGGCCTGACCGAGCGCAAGCGCAAGGGCGACCTCGCCGACCAGCTCATCTGCGACCACGCCCTGTTCCACCTGGAGGCGGACCTGCGCTGGCTGGAGCTGACGGCCGCGCGCCTGGACAAGCTGGCCGCGGTGATCGGCTCGTGACGCCCGCGGGATCGCTGCTGGCCGCCGAGGGGCTGCACAAGGCGTTCGGGCGGACCACCGCGCTGGACGGGGTGGACTTCTCCATCCACCCGGGCGAGGTCGTCGCCGTCATGGGCCCCTCCGGCTCCGGCAAGTCGACCCTGCTGCACTGCCTGGCGGGCATCGTCCTGCCGGACTCCGGCACGGTCCGCTACGGCGACCACGACGTGACGGGCATGAACGACGCCCAGCGCAGTGCCCTGCGGCGCTCCGACTTCGGCTTCGTCTTCCAGTTCGGCCAGCTGGTCCCCGAACTGACCTGCCTGGAGAACGTGGCGCTGCCGCTGCGCCTGAACGGCGTCAAGCGCAAGGAGGCGCAGCGGCACGCCCGCGAGTGGCTGGAGCGCCTGGAGGTCGAGGACACCGCGGGCAGCCGGCCCGGCGAGGTCTCCGGCGGCCAGGGCCAGCGCGTCGCGGTGGCCCGCGCGCTGGCCGCCCGCCCCCGCGTGATCTTCGCCGACGAGCCCACCGGCGCCCTCGACTCCCTCAACGGCGAGCGCGTGATGTCCCTGCTGACCGATGCCGCCCGGGACACCAACGCGGCCGTCGTCCTGGTCACCCACGAAGCACGCGTCGCCGCCTACTCCGACCGCGAGATCGTCGTCCGCGACGGCAAGGTGAAGGACATGCTGGCGGGCCTGATATGAGCCCGTCCGACGCCCGTCCGCCCTCCGGTCCCGGCGGCGCCCCGATCGGCAGCGCGTCCGGATGACGCTGCTCGGCCCCCGTACCAACGGCGCACCCGCCGGACGCGGCGTCCCGTCGAGCGAAGCCGCCGGACCTACGCTCCCGGCCATGCCCGACTCCCCGCCCGCGGGTCCCGCCGCCTGGCTCCGCGACCTGGTCATGGGCCTGCGCTTCGCCGCGAGCGGCGGCCGGGAGGGCTGGGTCCGTACGGCCCTGACCGCCGTCGGTGTCGGTCTCGGCGTCGCCGTCCTGTTCCTCGGCGCGTCCGTGCCCTCCCTGCTCGACTCCTGGCACGGCCGGGAGAAGGCGCGCGAGAACCTCGGGCAGG from Streptomyces albofaciens JCM 4342 encodes the following:
- a CDS encoding PadR family transcriptional regulator → MSIGHTLLGLLESGPRHGYDLKRAFDEHFGHDRPLHYGQVYSTMSRLLKNGLVEVDGVEAGAGPERKRYAITDAGVTDVAQWLARPEKPEPYLQSTLYTKVVLALLTGRDAAELLDTQRTEHLRLMRGLTERKRKGDLADQLICDHALFHLEADLRWLELTAARLDKLAAVIGS
- a CDS encoding ABC transporter ATP-binding protein, translated to MTPAGSLLAAEGLHKAFGRTTALDGVDFSIHPGEVVAVMGPSGSGKSTLLHCLAGIVLPDSGTVRYGDHDVTGMNDAQRSALRRSDFGFVFQFGQLVPELTCLENVALPLRLNGVKRKEAQRHAREWLERLEVEDTAGSRPGEVSGGQGQRVAVARALAARPRVIFADEPTGALDSLNGERVMSLLTDAARDTNAAVVLVTHEARVAAYSDREIVVRDGKVKDMLAGLI